The following proteins are co-located in the Candida dubliniensis CD36 chromosome 3, complete sequence genome:
- a CDS encoding vacuolar aminopeptidase precursor, putative (Similar to S. cerevisiae APE1) produces MQTHIKCNFQFYFFSSPFLLFSQLIYQYCLKMSNIDDILLGISESLKRLQKVSEEAKAENPQPVQIQNLEINSTKKFTDNYYSKVADDYIEFTYKNPTIYHVVKFFKSELESKGFTYLPESESWADLEAGKYFTIRNGSSLAAFVVGKDWKASKGVGAIGSHIDSLTTVLKPNSTKAKVDGYELLGVAPYAGTLGSVWWDRDLGVGGRLLVKDGKGKVSQHLVDSTPHPIAHIPTLAPHFGAPANGPFNTETQAVPVIGFSGENDKEEEEPTEEEKNAPLYGKHPLKLLRYIAKLANVSVADILQWDLQLYDVQKGTKGGLNKEFVFAPRVDDRVCSFAALNALIDSTVDNNLANDSFSIVGLFDNEEIGSLTRQGARGGLIELVVDRVLSSEFYNPDGLDIQESLRLTYANSIVLSADVNHLFNPNFPGVYLEHHKPLPNVGVTLSLDPNGHMATDSIGLALAEELARKNGDKVQYFQIRNDSRSGGTIGPAISTSTGARTIDLGIPQLSMHSIRATLGSKDIGLGIKFFYGFFKNWRDTYDNFVDL; encoded by the coding sequence ATGCAAACGCATATAAAATGCAACTTCCAATTCTACTTTTTTCTGTCTCccttccttcttttttccCAATTGATATACCAATACTGCTTGAAAATGTCTAACATTGACGATATTCTTTTGGGTATTTCCGAATCTTTAAAACGCCTTCAAAAGGTTTCTGAGGAGGCTAAAGCTGAAAACCCCCAACCtgttcaaattcaaaatttggaaatcaaCTCTACTAAGAAATTCACtgataattattatagTAAAGTCGCTGACgattatattgaatttaccTATAAGAATCCAACTATATATCACGTTGTTAAATTCTTCAAGAGTGAGCTTGAACTGAAAGGTTTCACTTATCTTCCAGAGAGTGAATCTTGGGCAGATTTAGAAGCAGGTAAATATTTCACCATTAGAAATGGTTCCTCACTTGCTgcatttgttgttggtaaGGATTGGAAAGCTTCAAAAGGTGTTGGTGCAATTGGGTCCCACATTGATTCTCTTACCACAGTTTTGAAACCAAATTCTACCAAAGCTAAAGTTGATGGTTATGAATTGTTAGGTGTTGCTCCTTATGCTGGGACATTAGGTAGTGTTTGGTGGGATAGAGATTTAGGAGTTGGTGGTAGATTATTAGTTAAAGATGGCAAGGGTAAAGTCAGTCAACATTTGGTAGATTCCACACCACATCCAATCGCCCATATTCCTACTCTTGCCCCACATTTTGGTGCCCCAGCCAATGGACCTTTCAATACTGAAACACAAGCTGTTCCAGTAATTGGGTTTTCTGgtgaaaatgataaagaagaagaggagcCTACTgaggaagaaaagaatGCCCCATTATATGGTAAACATCCATTGAAGTTATTGAGATACATTGCCAAACTTGCTAATGTTTCAGTGGCTGATATTTTGCAATGGGATTTACAACTTTATGATGTCCAAAAGGGAACTAAAGGTGGTCTCAACaaagaatttgtttttgctCCAAGAGTCGATGATAGGGTTTGTTCATTTGCTGCTCTTAATGCATTGATTGATTCTACAGTGGACAACAATTTGGCCAATGATTCTTTCTCTATTGTGGGATTGTTTGATAATGAGGAAATTGGTTCTCTTACTAGACAAGGTGCTAGAGGCGGGttaattgaattggttGTTGACAGAGTATTGTCATCTGAATTTTATAACCCAGATGGTCTTGATATTCAAGAAAGTTTGAGATTGACTTATGCTAACTCTATTGTTTTATCTGCCGATGTTAATCATTTGTTTAATCCAAATTTCCCTGGGGTGTATTTAGAACATCATAAACCATTACCAAATGTTGGTGTCACTTTATCTTTGGATCCTAATGGTCATATGGCCACTGATTCAATTGGTCTTGCCTTGGCTGAAGAATTGGCTAGAAAGAATGGAGATAAAGTTCAATACTTTCAAATTAGAAATGATTCGAGATCAGGTGGTACTATTGGTCCGGCAATTTCTACTAGTACCGGTGCAAGAACTATTGATTTGGGTATTCCTCAATTGTCTATGCATTCGATAAGGGCCACGCTTGGTAGTAAAGATATTGGATTAGgtattaaatttttttacgGATTTTTCAAGAATTGGAGAGATACTTatgataattttgttgatttataG
- a CDS encoding endo-alpha-1->6-d-mannanase, putative (Similar to S. cerevisiae DCW1): MSFPPLENPNLEGYEIARQLWIEYYNQHEGTFVARKKCNGCYNENRFVVWAVAVAAQAIVDGARIYPELKPLVAPAIQIFQKYKNNHVKGYSAAENSGNDRDIYYDDDAQVASAIITAYEVTGDKQFLDQGRELVRFLMSGWNDKPDAKTKGGVHWHVSKSYLNACTTAEVAKACLQISKFLPQEAGVYIDFAAKCIDWQIKVLQDPGDKLIKDGVSDKDTNVNDVKWTYNVGTTLSAASHLYFITKDSKWKQIAEDLAKAGINRGVFFYDRDFDNSKRYWRDSSYFVQLLIEGLADYLLYVGNEVPGELVGQIEEEIKRHLIIFYEFMKDPKDGMYIQSFEPHNTYREVYDQKYKKFFGDGKGWGLKGEDKDDQGNPSKCLMGYAAAARVFFQGARVVPHIDSY; encoded by the coding sequence ATGTCATTCCCTCCATTAGAAAATCCAAATTTAGAAGGATATGAAATTGCTCGACAACTATGGATTGAATATTATAATCAACATGAAGGAACTTTTGTTGCTCGTAAAAAATGTAATGGATgttataatgaaaatagatttgttgtttggGCAGTAGCAGTTGCAGCACAAGCAATTGTTGATGGAGCCAGAATTTATCCTGAACTTAAACCATTAGTTGCTCCAGCCattcaaattttccaaaaatatAAGAATAATCATGTTAAAGGATATTCTGCTGCTGAGAATTCCGGTAATGATCGAGATATttattatgatgatgatgctCAAGTTGCCAGTGCAATTATTACTGCTTATGAAGTCACTGGtgataaacaatttttagATCAAGGTAGAGAATTAGTTCGATTTTTAATGAGTGGATGGAATGATAAACCTGATGCTAAAACTAAAGGTGGAGTCCATTGGCATGTTAGTAAAAGTTATTTGAATGCTTGTACAACTGCTGAAGTTGCTAAAGCATGTTtacaaatttcaaaatttctcCCACAGGAAGCTGGTGTTTACATTGATTTTGCTGCAAAATGTATCGATTGGCAAATTAAAGTATTGCAAGATCCAGgtgataaattaataaaagaTGGAGTTAGTGATAAAGACACGAATGTTAATGATGTGAAATGGACTTATAATGTCGGTACCACTTTATCGGCTGCTTCtcatttatattttattactAAAGATTCCAAATGGAAACAAATAGCAGAAGATTTAGCTAAAGCTGGTATTAATCGTGGAGTGTTTTTCTATGATAgagattttgataattcaaaacGTTATTGGCGTGATAGTTCttattttgttcaattattgattgaagGATTAGCTGATTATTTGTTATATGTCGGCAACGAAGTTCCAGGTGAATTAGTTGGTCAGAtcgaagaagaaattaaaagacatttgataattttctATGAATTTATGAAAGATCCAAAAGATGGAATGTATATTCAAAGTTTTGAACCTCATAACACCTATCGTGAAGTTTATGACCAAAAATACAAGAAGTTTTTTGGAGATGGTAAAGGATGGGGTTTGAAAGGTGAAGATAAAGATGATCAAGGCAATCCACTGAAATGCTTGATGGGATATGCTGCTGCTGCAAGAGTGTTTTTCCAAGGCGCTCGAGTTGTTCCTCATATCGACTCCTATTAA
- the PSP2 gene encoding Psp2 protein homologue, putative (In S. cerevisiae: high-copy suppressor of group II intron-splicing defects of a mutation in MRS2 and of a conditional mutation in POL1 (DNA polymerase alpha); possible role in mitochondrial mRNA splicing;~spliced gene) — protein MSLQEFFEDEYADVDMASISVPIEKGPFHDGDSFNQRHLGDPVISGPPYIVKLLNLPVTANDSFVQDLFQSRFTPFVKFKIVTDPASNILETHVIRQVAFVELESASDMSKALKWHDLYYKANRRVTVEVADFNDFQNCIKFNQEHEYEIMQIQQEFIAQKQQQRQPRHMALLDDFERNQRGPELPLHHQQQQQQPHHHFNPNLNRPSGRSSLPTNEMSHSRRLSFEAQLHPHQQSHEQRIRQPSFDNAFSDTPNPPFGGGGGIRQHTHPINPPVAPTSAPASKPFVTPISSASSTSKPKPNPFGGAKPVDTLSKQQEIEKKLINLNKTTVQTLGDEENPDEVQATIKKFRENGSPKLRRASVGSRRLSSEKRPSVSILKRDLPEKQQQQPQNSNTNQTALHQPDQPQNHSPNVSSTQPSAESPSVETQPLSTNPYTSNGTGKSLAQLLSEQSDIMSTPPMTGKKTPRSNSNKKPVVAAKPIILKKKIATSPPVQRIDLTIKESEYLKKNVNDLQKSVDENLENKLEKLDLNSKTLQENGTKESTKTTIDFPKRENNREEDRPNFKNLDQLVQKRNDSRASSSSSNSRRFEFSRGSREENEQVPSKSSQNNSEESLKLAISGTDDQQDLSSTNARLESGMWERGRGRARGGFRGRSGFRGRSGFRGGPRGGPRGRGGGASANYNLHYVRSKPTSGETN, from the exons ATGTCCTTACAGGAGTTTTTCGAAGATGAAT ACGCAGATGTTGATATGGCATCAATTTCTGTTCCTATTGAGAAAGGACCATTTCACGATGGAGATAGCTTTAATCAACGTCATTTAGGAGACCCGGTTATTTCAGGGCCACCTTATATTGTTAAATTATTGAACTTGCCTGTAACAGCCAATGATTCATTTGTTCAAGACTTATTTCAAAGCAGATTTACCCCATTTgtcaaatttaaaattgttACAGACCCCGCATCGAATATTTTGGAGACCCATGTTATTAGACAAGTTGCTTTTGTGGAATTGGAGTCTGCCAGTGATATGTCAAAAGCTTTAAAATGGCATGACTTGTACTATAAGGCAAATAGAAGAGTCACTGTTGAAGTGGCAGATTTTAACGATTTTCAGAATTGTATTAAGTTCAATCAAGAACACGAGTATGAAATTATGcaaattcaacaagaaTTCATTGCCCAAAAACAACAGCAACGGCAACCCAGACATATGGCTCTTTTAGACGACtttgaaagaaatcaaCGTGGTCCTGAATTGCCCTtacatcatcaacaacaacaacaacaaccgcACCATCATTTCAATCCTAATTTAAACAGACCTTCAGGTAGATCAAGTCTTCCAACAAATGAGATGTCTCATTCGAGAAGACTTTCTTTTGAGGCACAATTACATCCTCATCAACAGAGCCACGAACAGCGTATTAGACAGCCTTCTTTTGACAATGCATTCTCAGACACCCCTAATCCCCcatttggtggtggtggtggtattCGTCAACATACGCATCCTATAAACCCACCAGTTGCCCCAACTAGTGCTCCTGCGCTGAAGCCTTTTGTGACACCAATTTCATCTGCCAGTTCCACTTCTAAACCCAAGCCAAATCCATTTGGTGGTGCCAAACCAGTTGATACTTTGTctaaacaacaagaaattgagAAGAAACtaattaatttgaataaaactACAGTACAGACTTTGGGAGATGAAGAAAACCCCGACGAAGTTCAAGCAactattaaaaaatttcgCGAAAATGGTTCACCAAAATTGAGAAGAGCTTCTGTAGGTTCAAGAAGATTATCCTCTGAAAAGAGACCATCAGtatcaattttgaaaagagACCTCCCAGAgaaacaacagcaacaaccaCAAAATCTGAACACAAATCAAACTGCATTACATCAACCCGATCAACCACAAAATCATTCACCAAACGTGTCTCTGACTCAACCTTCTGCAGAATCACCTTCAGTGGAAACTCAACCATTATCAACCAACCCTTATACATCCAATGGGACAGGTAAATCTTTAGCACAATTGTTAAGTGAACAATCAGATATTATGTCGACTCCACCAATGACTGGTAAGAAGACGCCAAGAAGCAACAGTAATAAAAAGCCCGTAGTGGCTGCTAAACCTATTATcttaaagaagaaaatcgCTACATCACCACCAGTTCAAAGGATTGATTtaacaataaaagaaagcgaatatttgaagaagaatgtGAATGATTTGCAAAAATCGGTTGATGAGAATCTTGAGaataaattggaaaaattggaCTTGAATAGTAAGACATTACAGGAAAATGGAACTAAAGAGTCAACAAAgacaacaattgattttccTAAACGAGAAAATAACCGAGAAGAAGATCGTCCAAACTTTAAGAATTTGGATCAATTAGTccagaaaagaaatgataGTCGAGCAtcgtcttcttcatcaaataGTAGAAGATTTGAGTTTTCCCGAGGATCAAGAGAAGAGAATGAACAGGTTCCTTCTAAGTCTTCACAAAACAATTCTGAAGAATCATTGAAATTAGCAATTTCTGGAACGGACGACCAACAGGACTTGTCCTCCACTAACGCTAGATTGGAAAGTGGAATGTGGgaaagaggaagaggaaggGCAAGAGGTGGTTTCAGAGGTAGAAGTGGTTTCAGAGGCAGAAGTGGGTTTAGAGGTGGCCCTAGAGGTGGCCCTAGAGGGAGAGGTGGTGGTGCCAGCGCTAACTATAACCTTCATTATGTAAGATCAAAACCAACTTCTGGTGAAACCAATTAG
- a CDS encoding acyl-CoA-binding protein (ACBP)/diazepam binding inhibitor (DBI)/endozepine (EP), putative (spliced gene;~Similar to S. cerevisiae ACB1;~In S. cerevisiae: transports newly synthesized acyl-CoA esters from fatty acid synthetase (Fas1p-Fas2p) to acyl-CoA-consuming processes), whose protein sequence is MSDSVDRVFVKAIATIRALSSRSNYGSLPRPPAENRIKLYGLYKQATEGDVDGVMPRPVGFTAEDEGAKKKWDAWKREQGLSKTEAKKRYVSYLIETMRVYASGTSEARELLNELEYLWEQIKDLPSSDEETDHHIPLPSRSPTFSQTDRFSNRTPSITGARTIGTSNLNNIYSHSRRNTTLSLNEYVQQQRMQHQNQQQLHDTTSQPGATGGGGGGGGGGGSVYSLPGRMGANNVIEDFKNWQSEVNMVINKLTREFVNSRREVQGNENGDPSSGDRDEELDDIEIIKRRVIHILKFVGWNALKFLKNFAVSLITFMFIVWCIKKNVHVERTYVKQPANNATKSKKELIINMVLNTDENKWFIRLLSFINRFVGFV, encoded by the exons ATGTCAGACAGCGTTG ATCGTGTGTTTGTAAAAGCAATTGCCACTATTAGAGCGTTATCGTCTCGCTCAAACTATGGATCATTACCTCGACCTCCAGCTGAAAATAGAATCAAGTTATATGGGTTATACAAACAAGCTACAGAAGGTGATGTGGATGGAGTTATGCCTCGTCCAGTTGGATTCACAGCAGAAGATGAAGGtgccaaaaagaaatgggATGCATGGAAACGTGAACAAGGTTTGAGCAAAACCGAGGCCAAAAAACGGTACGTTTCATATCTTATTGAAACCATGAGAGTTTATGCCAGTGGAACTCTGGAAGCAcgagaattattaaatgagTTGGAGTATTTATGGGAACAGATCAAGGACTTGCCTAGTAGTGATGAGGAAACTGACCATCATATACCGTTGCCATCAAGATCCCCCACATTTAGTCAAACTGACAGATTTTCCAACAGAACACCTAGCATTACTGGTGCAAGAACCATTGGTACTAGtaatttgaacaatattTATTCACACTCGCGGAGAAATACCACATTATCTTTAAATGAATATGTCCAGCAGCAAAGGATGCAGCATCAAAATCAGCAACAGCTACATGATACCACGTCTCAACCAGGCGCTACaggaggtggtggtggcggtggtggtggtggtgggtCCGTATATTCATTACCAGGAAGAATGGGAGCAAACAATGtaattgaagattttaaaaattggcAAAGTGAAGTCAATATGGtcataaacaaattaacaAGAGAGTTTGTGAATTCTAGACGAGAAGTTCAAGGAAATGAAAATGGTGATCCATCTTCAGGAGATAGagatgaagaattggacGATATTGAGATCATAAAACGAAGAGTAAttcatattttgaaatttgtgGGTTGGAATGCCTTGAAATTTCTTAAGAATTTTGCTGTTAGTTTAATTACCTTTATGTTCATTGTTTGGTGTATTAAAAAGAATGTTCATGTTGAAAGAACATACGTTAAACAACCGGCAAATAATGCTACTAAACTGAAAAAGGaattaataatcaacaTGGTTTTAAACACAGATGAAAACAAATGGTTCATTAGATTATTAAGTTTTATTAATAgatttgttggttttgtttAA
- a CDS encoding U3 small nucleolar RNA-associated protein, putative (Similar to S. cerevisiae UTP4;~In S. cerevisiae: nucleolar protein, component of the small subunit (SSU) processome containing the U3 snoRNA that is involved in processing of pre-18S rRNA): MDIHRCRFVDYTPHTITSLAFSRKSSLTSLPTADVRLAVGRSNGDIEIWNPRHNWTHELTLPGSKGRSIEGLCWSYNEQDPSEPPRLFSIGGSTYITEWDLATGRPLINYDCNAGIIWCIDINPRNDRLTVGCDDGSVVIVDISGGRGSLEYDLICQRQDARVLSVKWAGNEHIIGGCADGRIRSWSSEGDTKGRLVATMKVDKAKTESTLVWSLTVLPNKRHFVSGDSTGSIKIWDLTRFTLLQTFKVHDADVLCLVHDVKEEKIFSAGVDRKIHQFDLLKNKNSLKWTHSFNRLLHSNDVRSLAIFENKSYNLLVSGGVERAIVIQNIETFYDGKYKKLLINQQQSNTLIVPDSKLIILWQDQTIKVWKVLPTGKHVLMSKLTLSADENITSVDFKDNLLVVAKMTSVRFFELIEIDNKFKVQKIRDDKFDSLIEGAKIVKFIDANKVLILTSDEELYTFDIDSEEGKIELNGEIELLESNQQQQQQQQRKNQHLSRINNLVLTPNRKQIIISRFNGFIEVYPVLNTESEAYVLTKLSSYPHLIECVNDEKLVVVNEENKIFEFFINDKDGQLLTPWSRRNSEFLPRQFMSLQDKPEGMFVQQEKLWVYGSTWLSFFDLSMNIPISKVYKNTSTSKKRNHDGLSMNEEIGELEDETEELIESSLKQSEIDRLRQQIQIEDKDNQNNAADKGKTKKPFWITEKYRPIMKAANFGEGDIIVVERPYSSLQTGPAFDLPKIKV; this comes from the coding sequence ATGGATATTCATCGTTGCagatttgttgattataCTCCACATACAATCACATCATTGGCATTTTCTCGTAAATCTTCATTGACATCACTCCCAACAGCGGATGTACGATTAGCTGTTGGAAGAAGTAATGgtgatattgaaatttggaATCCAAGACATAATTGGACTCATGAATTGACCTTACCTGGTTCAAAAGGTAGATCTATTGAAGGGTTATGTTGGAGTTATAATGAACAAGATCCATCAGAACCACCAAgattgttttcaattggaGGATCTACGTATATTACTGAATGGGATTTAGCCACAGGGAGAccattgataaattatgaTTGTAATGCAGGAATAATATGGTGTATTGATATTAACCCACGAAATGATAGATTAACAGTTGGGTGTGATGATGGGtctgttgttattgttgatatttctGGAGGTAGAGGATCTTTGGAatatgatttgatttgtcaAAGACAAGATGCCAGAGTATTGAGTGTGAAATGGGCTGGTAACGAGCATATTATTGGTGGATGTGCTGATGGTAGAATTAGAAGTTGGAGTAGTGAAGGTGATACCAAGGGAAGACTTGTAGCTACTATGAAAGTTGATAAGGCAAAAACTGAAAGTACTTTGGTTTGGTCTTTAACAGTATTACCAAACAAGAGACACTTTGTTAGTGGAGATTCTACTGGATCTATAAAAATTTGGGACTTGACCCGTTTCACATTGTTGCAAACTTTCAAAGTGCATGATGCTGATGTGTTGTGTTTAGTTCATGATGTGAAGGAAGAGAAAATATTCAGTGCTGGTGTTGACCGAAagattcatcaatttgatttacttaagaataagaatagtTTGAAATGGACCCACAGTTTTAATCGTTTATTGCATTCTAATGATGTTAGGTCTTTAGCtatatttgaaaacaagAGCTACAATTTATTAGTTAGTGGAGGTGTTGAAAGAGCGATAGtgattcaaaatattgaaacGTTTTACGATGgtaaatacaaaaaattgttgattaatcaacaacagTCCAACACTTTGATTGTCCCAGattcaaaattgattattttgtGGCAAGATCAGACCATAAAAGTATGGAAAGTTTTACCTACTGGCAAACACGTATTAATGAGCAAACTTACTTTATCTGCTGATGAAAACATTACCAGTGTTGATTTTAAAGACAATTTATTGGTAGTTGCCAAAATGACGTCAGTAAGATTctttgaattaattgaaattgacaataaatttaaagtTCAAAAGATAAGAGATGACAAGTTTGACAGTTTGATTGAGGGAGCCAAAATTGTCAAATTCATTGATGCTAACAAAGTTTTAATTCTTACTTCTGACGAAGAGTTGTACACATTTGATATAGATAGTGAAGAAGGGAAAATAGAATTAAATGGCGAGATAGAATTATTGGAATCTaaccaacaacagcaacagcagcagcaacgCAAAAACCAACATTTGTCGCGTATCAACAACCTAGTACTCACCCCAAATAGAAAGCAAATTATCATTTCCAGATTCAACGGATTTATTGAAGTATACCCTGTTCTTAATACTGAAAGTGAGGCATACGTTCTTACAAAATTATCATCCTATCCTCATTTAATTGAATGtgttaatgatgaaaaacttgttgttgttaatgaagagaacaaaatatttgaatttttcattaatgaCAAAGATGGCCAATTATTAACTCCATGgtcaagaagaaatagtGAATTCTTACCAAGACAATTTATGTCATTACAAGATAAACCGGAAGGAATGTTTGTTCAGCAAGAAAAATTATGGGTATACGGATCGACATGGTTGAGTTTTTTCGATTTGTCGATGAATATTCCAATATCAAAAGTTTATAAGAATACTTCTACTTCTAAAAAGAGAAATCATGATGGGTTATCGATGAATGAAGAAATAGGCGAATTAGAAGATGAAACTGAAGAACTTATAGAATCCTCATTAAAGCAAAGTGAAATAGATAGATTGAgacaacaaattcaaatcgaagataaagataatcaaaataatgCTGCTGATAAAGGTAAAACTAAGAAACCGTTTTGGATTACGGAAAAATATAGACCAATTATGAAAGCTGCTAATTTTGGTGAGGGTGATATCATTGTTGTAGAACGTCCATATTCGTCATTACAAACAGGTCCAGCATTTGATTTACCAAAAATCAAAGTTTAA
- the ERG6 gene encoding delta(24)-sterol c methyltransferase, putative (In S. cerevisiae: converts zymosterol to fecosterol in the ergosterol biosynthetic pathway by methylating position C-24), which produces MSPVQLAEKNYERDEQFTKALHGDSYKKTGLSALIAKSKDAASVAADGYFKHWDGGVSKDDEDKRLNDYSQLTHHYYNLVTDFYEYGWGSSFHFSRYYKGEAFRQATARHEHFLAHKMNLNENMKVLDVGCGVGGPGREITRFTDCEIVGLNNNDYQIERANHYAKKYKLDHKLSYVKGDFMQMDFEPESFDAVYAIEATVHAPVLEGVYSEIYKVLKPGGVFGVYEWVMTDKYDETNKEHRKIAYGIEVGDGIPKMYSRKVAEQALKNVGFEIEYQKDLADVDDEIPWYYPLSGDLKYCQTLSDYLTVFRTSRIGRFITTESVGLMEKIGLAPKGSKQVTHALEDAAVNLVEGGRQKLFTPMMLYVVRKPVEKKD; this is translated from the coding sequence ATGTCCCCAGTTCAATTAgctgaaaaaaattacGAAAGAGACGAACAATTCACCAAAGCTTTACACGGTGATTCCTACAAGAAAACTGGTTTATCTGCCTTGATAGCTAAATCCAAAGATGCTGCCTCTGTTGCTGCCGATGGTTATTTCAAACATTGGGATGGTGGTGTTTCcaaagatgatgaagataaaaGATTGAATGATTACTCACAATTGactcatcattattataacTTGGTTACCGATTTTTACGAATATGGTTGGGGTTCTTCTTTCCATTTCTCAAGATACTATAAAGGTGAAGCTTTCAGACAAGCTACTGCTAGACATGAACATTTCTTGGCTCACAAAATGAACcttaatgaaaatatgaAAGTTTTAGATGTTGGTTGTGGTGTTGGTGGTCCCGGTAGAGAAATCACTAGATTTACTGATTGTGAAATTGTTGGATTAAACAATAACgattatcaaattgaaagagCTAATCATTATGccaaaaaatacaaattaGATCATAAATTATCTTATGTTAAAGGTGATTTCATGCAAATGGATTTTGAACCAGAATCATTTGATGCTGTTTATGCCATTGAAGCCACTGTTCATGCTCCAGTTTTGGAAGGTGTTTATTCTGAAATTTACAAAGTTTTGAAACCAGGTGGTGTTTTCGGTGTTTATGAATGGGTCATGACCGATAAATACGATGAAACCAATAAAGAACATCGTAAGATTGCTTATGGTATTGAAGTTGGTGATGGTATTCCAAAAATGTATTCCCGTAAAGTTGCTGAACAAGCTTTAAAAAATGttggatttgaaattgaatatcaaaaagatttggctgatgttgatgatgaaattccTTGGTATTATCCATTAAGTGgtgatttgaaatattgTCAAACTTTAAGTGATTACTTGACTGTTTTCAGAACATCAAGAATCGGGAGATTTATCACTACTGAATCCGTTGGTTTGATGGAAAAAATCGGGTTAGCACCAAAAGGTTCTAAACAAGTTACTCATGCTTTAGAAGATGCTGCTGTTAATTTGGTTGAAGGTGGTAGacaaaaattgtttactCCAATGATGTTGTATGTTGTTAGAAAGCCAgtagaaaagaaagattaa